In the genome of Paenibacillus pabuli, the window GACGTAATCTCCTTTTCTGCCTCATATAGCTGCCCTGTTAAACAAGAGCGTTTCATTTTCATTCCCACCACAATGGCGGAGCTAATATTCGCATTTGTTTTGTGTTGCATTGTTTTGCATTTGTAAAGTGAACCTATCTTCTACGGACAACGCCGTCAACATTCATAGGAAAACATCAACGCCAACCATTATATTATACTAGGCCCTTCTCCTTCAAACTTACGTACGTTCCATCTCCAATAATAATGTGATCCAGCACATCTATGCCAACAATTGCACCGGCCTCAATCAGTCTTTTGGTTATTTGAATGTCCTCTGGACTAGGCGTAGGATCACCACTGGGATGGTTGTGTGCGCACACAATAGAGGCACTGCTGCATTTGATGGCAGCTCGGAACACTTCACGCGGATGTACTATCGAAGCGTTAAGGCTACCCATGGAGAGTGTTTCCTGGGCAATAATGTGGTTTTTGCTATTCAGGAAAAGACACACAAAGTGTTCCTTCTGCAAGTAACGCAGTTGTTCGGTAAGAATATCGGCAGCATCACGAGGAGTACGGATTGAAGTTGACTGTGTAAGTCTGCTCTTCGCAATCCGATGACCAAGCTCAATGCTCGCTTTTAGCTGTACAGCCTTGGCCATGCCGATTCCCTTCATCGAAGTCAGTTCTTCCAGGCTGAAATCCATCAACGAGCGAATTCCACCCGCTTCAGTCAGAATCCGCTGTGCCATATGCACTGCGGATTCCTGTCTTGTACCTGTTCGAAGTAAGATCGCCAGCAATTCAGCATGGCTTAAGGCGCCCGCCCCATATTCCATCATGCGTTCTCTCGGGCGTTCTTCCTGGGGGATGTCGCGCATCATATATTGAGGCGACTCCATATATTCCCTCTTTTCAGATCGTCAATTGCTGAATTTCATGTACGTGGCAGTACATGTATGCCGAATCCATCCAACATATCGCTAAGCAAGGACAGCGGTAAGCCAACCACGTTGAAATAACATCCTTCAACACGTTCTATCAATGAAGCACCAATGCCCTGAATGGCATATGATCCTGCCTTGTCCGAAGGCTCCCCGGTCTGAACATACGCACGAATCGTAGCTTCAGACAATTCCTTCATCGTTACATCAGTCTGCCGATACTGAACCATGGATTGTCCATTACTTGCATCAATACAAGCTACTCCCGTGAAAACACGGTGTACACGACCCTGTAGACGGGTTAACATACGTTCAGCGTCCGCTTCGTCTACGGGTTTACCGAGAATATCGCCGTCCAGAACGACAACAGTATCACTACCAACAATAACAGCATCCTGTTCACGGCCTTCCAGTCCGCGATAAACAGCTAGCGCCTTACGCATCGCAAGTTCCTGTACCGTCTGTTCAGGAGTCCATTCCGGCGGTGTATCTTCATCGGCGTGACTTGGTATTACTTCAAAAGCTAGATGGAGTGATGCGATCAGTTCTTTACGCCGTGGCGAAGTGGAAGCCAGAATAATGCGACGTTGTTGTGTTCTATCCAAAATAACCGGCCCCTTATGCTACGGCGACATCCTATCGGATCACGCTAGTAGATATCATTTTTTTTAGTTTCTTCGTCAAAATTCGTCATTCTCCTATAACCTGCGATACAGCCATACAGCAGCAATAATACCAATCAGACTTAGGAGGCTCATTTGAAATTGAAGTGAAATATCATAACTGATAATATCCAGATCAGCCTGCGGAGACCAACGAATGGTCGTGGCTTTTGTTAGAAAGGCAACGGCCTTTACAGGCTGCAGTGCCTTGGCGATCCACGCACCGGCCAGCCAGCCGAGCAGCAGAAACAGCAATAACATGCCGAAGTTTTTTTTCATCGGTGATCTTCCCTCGCCATTTTTTGACACCCACATTATTATACGGGGTTTTGTACGTCAATACAAACACAAATCCGGCAAGGGGAACTATTTCCAGTTCCTTGCCGGATAGGGATTTCAAGGCTGTGTTATGGGAAAGGGCGGATTACTGTTTTATCGCTTCAAGCCATTTTTTTTGCTGTAATACATATTCCATCAGATCAGACTGCACAGACCACATATGCACATTAGCGGGATTTTTGTTGTATTCGGCGAGTGCGGTTACCGCACTATTCATTGATTTCTCCATCGCCGATACATACGGTTGTACGTCTGTACCCAGACCGGGTGCAATACTATTCAAACTGTTCAGCCAGAGTTCATGTTGGTTCTGTAGTGCGGTCATCGTTTCGGTTGAGACCGCTTCAGGAACAGACTGGCCGAGTTGCTGGATCGAAAGGGTAGACAGTTGCTCAACCAGAGCTGATCCGCTCGCAAAGAAATGCTGCACATCCTCTGCTTTTCCGCCAAATACTGTCGGGTTCACTTCAGGGTTGACGATTTCCTTGACGTACAGTTCCACACCTTCGGCCTTAAGCCTTGAGCTGAGCAGCTTGGCCTCCTCACGGTCAGCCGAAATACCTGCGTATACCCTATTACCATCCTCCGGATCAGAACCTGCGGCAATGCCTGCTTGAGACAGTTCCACCTTCGCCTGTTCAGCGCGTTCAGGAGAACTGAATACACCATATTGCAGTGCATAATAGCTGCCGCCTGTAGTCGTTGCCACGGTCTGCTGTTCCGAACCAGCCACTCCCTCTTGACCTGTTACAGCAGAAACCGCCTGATTCGCGGGAATCTTGCCTCCAGGATCTACCGCCCCTTCCCGATTAAAAAAAGAAAGAATAACCATGCCGAAGAGGGCCCCGGTTACAAGCGCACCCGTTACTGAACCAATCATTTTCCACCCCCTCGGGGGACGATTTCGCTTATAAGAGTAGTTTGCACTTTCTGCAAGCCAATCATGACCACCATAATGCTCGTCTATCCTGTTCTCGTCCTCATCTCCCGGATATGCAGTAAACTGATTATAACTGTATCCCGGCTCATCAAGTTTCGAATCCTTGTCCGTTCTTTGGTAAGGTTCAGGTACAGTGGAGCCTGTTAGCGTCGTCTCTCCCCAGTCACCGGGAATATCCTCTGGTGTCCATGAAGGCGTTGTATTCAACTGCGTTGGTGTTGGCATTGGACTTTGCGAAATATCTTCACTCAAAGCGGCAAATGTGCTGGATGTGTTTATCCCCTTGTTTTCAGGCTTGTCCGACTCGTTATCCCCAAAGCGAAACGTCATTCTAGCATTGCTCACCCCGTACCCTCTCCTTTGTCCCATTTATAACAGCTATATGCGGAGAGAACCTGAAACATTCCATCTCAAACAAAAAAACCGCCTGCTTCGAAATGAAGTCAGACGGTTCATGAATGTATTTATTTCAACCCTTTGGCAAGTGTATCGCCAACTTTCCAGATATCACCTGCGCCCATCGTGAGCACAAGATCGCCTGGTTGAAGACGGTTCTGCAAATCTGCAACAACTTCTTCCTTTGTCGGCAGATAACGCGCAGAAGCATTGCTGTTTTGAACGATGAGTTCAACCAGTCTAGCCGAGTGAACACCTTCAATCTGTTTTTCGCCCGCAGGAGAATAGATGTCGGTAATGAGAACCTCATCCGCTTCTGCAAAGGCACGACTGAACGCATCCAGCAGGAAGAACGTACGTGTATAACGTTGGGGCTGGAATACCGCAATGATACGTTTCCCCGTTGCTTTGGCCGCACTGATGGTAGCCTCAATCTCGGTCGGATGATGCGCATAGTCATCAATAATCAATATATCACGCGCCTCGCCCAGTACCTGAAATCTGCGTTTCGCCCCATGGAACTGGATAATGGCAGCCGTAATTTTCTCAAATGGAATACCTGCTTCCAGACAGGTAATGACCGTAGCCATCGCATTATATACGTTATGTTTACCTGGAACGGACAACTCCACCGTACCCAACGCATTGCCCTGATGGCTCATCGTAAAGGAAATTCGGCGGTCACCAAGCACGATATCTGTTGCCGTATAGTCAGCAGCATAATCAATGCCATATGTGGTCACCCGTGATTTCAGCTCTGGCAAAATGGCTTGCACATTCTCATCGTCAGCACACACAATGGCCGTGCCTTCTGGACGAATCTGACTCAGGAATTGCACATAAGCTTTTTTAAGCTCTTCAAAATCACCGTTATAGTTCTCCAGATGATCCGCTTCAATATTCGTCACAATACCAAGCCAAGGGTGATACTGCAAAAATGAGCCGTCGCTCTCGTCTGCCTCGGCAACGACCCAATCGCCTTGGCCTGCCTTGGCGTTGGTACCTACATTCATGATTTCCCCGCCAATGATGTATGTCGGGTCTGTATCACATTTATCCATAACGAGTGCAATCATGGATGACGTGGTTGTTTTCCCATGAGCCCCCGCTACAGCCACACCCTTGCGCTCATTAAGCAAACGTGCGAGCATCTGTGCGCGATGCAGAATCGGGATGTTCAGCTGCTCGGCTGCCACCCGCTCCACATTATCAGCAGGAGCTGCTGTAGAGTAGACTACCAGATCTGCCCCATTTACGTGCTCTGCCGTATGTCCGATATATATTTTCGCTCCCTTGGCTGCCAACTTCTCAGTTAACTCCTGTGAAGCAACATCCGATCCGGTAACGGTGTATCCCATCTCAAGCATAACTCTCGCGATGGCACTCATGCCATATCCGCCAATCCCTATAAAATGAACGTGTTCCGATGTATTTAACAAAACTTTCACCAACCTTTTTCAGAATCGGTTTGATGCAAAAGGGCTGCCCGCACATCTGCAATCAGGTACAATGTGCCGGACACCACCCCCAGATCTTCCGCTTCCGTCCGTGACTTCAATAGATCAAGTGCCTTTACCCATTCGGGTTCGACGATGATTTCCAGCTCCGGCTTCGCAATGTCGGGGCGTACCCGTTCGACGATCTGCAGCAATTCGGCTGCATCCATTTTGCGTCGGAAATCTGGCTCGGTCAGGATCAGCGTATCCACTAGTGGCAGTATATGCTGCAAATACGCTTCATGATGCTTATTCGCCAGCATGCCCATCATCAAAATTAACTTGTTGTGAGGATATACGTCGATAATGCTCTTGGCCAGCGATTCAGCCCCCTCCGGATTATGAGCTCCATCCAGAACAATGCGGGGCTGATCAACCACTTTCTCGAACCTTCCTGCCCAGAAGGCATGTTCCAGTCCAAGTGCAATATCTTCATCATCCAGCATAAATGCCATGTATTGGCGAAGCAACTCCAGTGCCATAAGTGCGCCCGCTGCATTGTCGCATTGATGTGCACCCTGCATGCGAATACGAACGTCCAGATCACGGAACGGTCCTGTAAAATGAAAAGATTGTCCGTTCTCATCACTGTCGAGTCTATGATAGGAGAAACGATCTCCCGCCAGATACACGGTTGAACGCAGCCGCTCTGCCGTCTCCTGGATCACCTTCACAGCTTCTGGCTGCGTGGCACAGGTAACAACGGGTACCCCCGCCTTAATAATGCCTGCTTTCTCTCCAGCAATCGCCTCAATCGTATCTCCCAGTACATCCGTATGGTCCATACCGATATTGGTAATGACCGATACCACGGGTGTAACAATATTCGTTACGTCCATCCTTCCCCCGAGCCCTGTCTCCCATACCACAATGTCCGGGTAACACTCTTCCGCATAATACAGAAGGGCGAGTGCCGTAGATACCTCAAACATCGTAGGTGATCCAAGGGGAGTCGAAGCCATCTCTTGAACCAAGGGATACAGGCGGTTCGAGAGTTTGAGCAATATCTCTTCCGGGATATCCTCACCGTTGTACTGAAAACGGTTTGTGAATTTGGTGATATACGGCGATGTGAACGTTCCAACATCATATCCCGCCTGAAGAAGCACTGACGTCAAAAAAGCGCAAGTCGAACCTTTGCCGTTCGTTCCCGCGACATGAATAAATTTGAGACGTTGGTGAGGATTGCCCAGCAATGACATTAATCCCTCAATTCGTTCCAATCCAGGTCGGATGCCAAAAGGAATAAGACCATTGATCCAGTTCACTGCCTCGTCATAGGTAAGTAAAGGAGATGCTATTTCTGTCCCGTTAAGTTCCGTCATATGATTCACCTTCGGTTTGAGTTTGGTTGAAAAAAGCGGCCGGATGGCGCATATACACTCCATCCGACCCGAATATATTAACCTTTCAGTTCCTTGATTCGTGCAATCACCTTATCCCGTTTATCGGAATAATCTGCTTGCTTGGCGCGCTCTTCCTCGATAACCTTGGCAGGAGCCTTGGCAACAAAGCCTTCGTTCGCCAGCTTTTTCTCCACACGGAGTACTTCGCCCTCAAGGTTCTGCAACTCTTTCTCCAGACGAGCCACTTCCTGATCAATATCAATAAGACCCGCCAGCGGCAAGTACAGCTCAGCCCCAGTAATGACAGCAGTCATAGCTTTATCCGGTGAGCTCAGATCCAGGCCGCTGTCGAACTCGGACGTATTACAGAAACGTTTGATGTAATGGCTGTTGCGTTCAATGATGCTGGACGTCTCTGCGTTGTTCGCTTTCACCATCAATTCAATTTTCTTGCTCATTGGTACGTTTACTTCTGCACGGATGTTTCGCACTGCACGAATGGTGTCCATAAGCAGGTTCATCTCGGCAACCGCTTCTGGGTTCTCCAGTGCAGGGTCATACACCGGCCAGGAAGCCAGCGTAATCGTCTCGCCTTCATGCGGCAGATGCTGCCAGATCTCTTCCGAAATGTAAGGCATGAACGGATGAATCAGGCGCATGGTCTGATCCAGCACATAAGCAAGCACGGATTGTGTTTTCTTCTTGGCAACCGGATCTTCCCCATAGAAGGACAACTTCGCAAATTCAATATACCAGTCACAAAGGTCATCCCAAATAAAGTTATACAGCAAACGGCCTGTTTCTCCAAATTCATACGCTTCGATTAGACGCGTAATATCGCGAGAAGTTTCGTTCAGGCGGTGCAAAATCCAGTAATCCGCAGTTCCGAGGTCCCCACTAATATCACGTTCTTCATAGGTGAACCCTTCCAGATTCATCAGGGCGAAGCGTGAAGCATTCCAGATTTTATTCGCAAAGTTACGAGCCTGTTCCACCCGTTCCCAACGGAAACGAAGATCCTGTCCCGGAGTGCTGCTGGTCGAAATCATATAACGCATCGCATCCGCGCCATATTTCTCAATAACATCCAGTGGATCAACACCATTACCTAGCGATTTGGACATCTTGCGTCCGTCTGCATCACGAACCAGACCGTGCATCAGCACATCCTTGAACGGAACCTCTTCCGTGAACTCCAGAGCGGTAAAGATCATGCGCGCCACCCAGAAATAAATAATGTCATACCCTGTTACGAGTACACTTGTCGGGTAATAACGTTTCAGATCTTCCGTGTCTTCCGGCCAGCCTAATGTAGAGAACGGCCATAATGCGGAGCTGAACCATGTATCCAGAACGTCTTCATCCTGTCTCAGCTTGCGTCCAGCGTATTCTGGCAATGTTGTCGGATCTTCAGCAGATACAATAATTTCTCCAGTGTCCTCGTCATACCAGGCAGGAATACGATGACCCCACCACAATTGACGAGAGATACACCAGTCACGAACATTTTCGATCCAGTTCAGATACGTTCTCTCGAAACGATCCGGAACAAAACGAACTCCTTCACCGCTTTGTTGCTTCTCAATCGCCTTCTCCGCGAGCGGCTTCATCTCAACAAACCACTGTGTTGATAAATACGGCTCAACGACAGCTCCCGTCCGTTCGCTGTGTCCAACCTGATGCGTATGATCCTCGATGTTGATCAATACGCCCAGTTCTTTCAGGTCTGCAACAATTTGCTTGCGGCAGTCGCTGCGATCCAGTCCCTGATATTTGCCTGCTTCGGCATTCATCGTACCCGTCTCATCCATCACCGTAATCTGTGGCAGATCATGGCGGAGACCCACTTCGAAGTCATTCGGATCATGAGCAGGCGTAATTTTCACGGCCCCACTTCCGAAATCTTTATCTACATACTCATCTGCAATAACCGGAATCTCACGGCCGATAATAGGCAGAACAAGCACCTTGCCAATCATGTCTGCGTAACGCTCATCCTTCGGATGAACAGCAACTGCTGTATCTCCCAGCATCGTCTCTGGGCGAGTTGTCGCTACTGTAACATAACCACTTCCGTCTTTGAGTGGGTAGCGAAGATGGTACAAATGACCCTGAACTTCTTTATATTCAACCTCAATGTCGGACAGTGCAGTCCGGTTCACCGGGTCCCAGTTAATAATTCGTTTGCCTCGGTAGATGAGGCCTTTTTCATACAATTGAACAAACACTTTACGTACAGCCTGGGACAGGCCTTCGTCCAGTGTAAAACGTTCACGCGAGTAGTCGAGCGATAATCCCATTTTGCCCCATTGCTGACGAATGGTTGTTGCATATTGTTCTTTCCAGTCCCAGACCTTCTCCAAGAACTTTTCGCGTCCCAAATCATAACGAGTCTGGCCTTCTTCACGCAATTTTTGCTCCACTTTGGTTTGGGTAGCAATACCTGCATGGTCGGAGCCCGGCAGCCACAGTGCATCATAGCCCTGCATCCGCTTGGTACGAATCAGAATATCCTGCAGTGTGAAATCGAGCGCATGCCCGATATGAAGCATTCCGGTTACATTTGGAGGTGGGATTACAATCGTATAAGGTTCAGCATCTTTACGCTGACCCGCCTTGAAATATCCATTTTCCATCCAAGTGGAATACCATTTTTGTTCCGCAGCTTTCGGATCATATGTGGTTGGCATTTCTGTTGCAGCTGAATTTTTTTGTTCAGACATGTGTCATTCCTCCGTTACTTATTCATCATCGCCAAAAAACAAAAAAACCTTTCATCCATCAAAGGACGAAAGGTTAGCTTTCGCGGTACCACCTTTGTTTCACGCAGATAGAAAGACAGACTGCCCCTTCTGTACTTACGTGACACTTCAAGCAGATAACGGCTGCGACCGGCCCATCCTACCTCAGGTATGAATGACAATAAAGCTTACTCATCCCTTGTATTCAAACAGGCAACTCCCGGGCGACTTCGATCAGTTGGTTCCTACGGAATTTCCCAGCGCTACAATCCCGCTCTCTGAAAGGTCATACTGTCTACTACTCCCGTTCCACGTTGTTCTTCAAAAAACCTAAACACATCATACCCTGCCCGTGCCCGATAGTCAACCTGACAACAGCGGAAAAAGCGCGCTGCAATGCATGTTGTGGGCGGACAAAGCAAAAACCCGCCATCCTCAAGGGATCACGGGTCGAAATGGACATTGAAGCTTCGTACAGATTAAGGGATATATAGGATCTGCCCTTCTTCCACAACCTGTTCCGATAACCGGTTATATAACTGGAGCTCTCTGGTACTTAACTGATATCGATCTGCAATGGTATCCAAAGTCTCTTCACGTTGTACAATACATAATTTCACCTTGCGGAACGGGGTCTGATCTACAATGGTGCCGAGAAACAGATTCTTCCACTCTACATCATCAGGCTGGAATGTTTCTTCCTGTGGGACTCCGGCAAGCGCCTCTTGCTCCCGTTCTGTTTCCGCCTCTCGTGTTACTCTGCCCGATGATAACAAGGAGGAGATGCCCACGCCCTCTTGCTGTTTGGGTGCAGACTCTTTCTTACTGCCAAAAGCAACCTTGAGCTCCGGCTTGTCTTCCGTCTCTGCCACAGGTTCAGGGATAAAAGCTTCATTTTCGGCAGACTCATTCGTGTCCGATGCTTCAAGTGGAGGGATGTCTCCTTTCGAAACTTCCGGTTCCGATGCTGCAAATACATCCTGCCAGTTCTCTGACTGCGAACTTGTCTGGGCATCTGCTAACGCCTGATCCTCCAGCTTTGGTTCCGATCGGGCAGATTCAAAATGCCATACTTCCGGTGCTGCCGGTTCATCTGAAGGCTGTGCGTCCAGCTTTGACTCGGCATGATCCGAATTCCTTAAGTTCGTATGTAAGGTCTCGACAGAAGGCTCGGACCAAACAGACGACTCTTCAGCCAGAGGAAGCAAAGGCTCAGACTCAGGGTAAGAAGCCAACCTGTCGGCTGTCTCCGCCAAAAAAGACGAAACTGGAGAAGGGGAATCGGACAACTCATTCGCTTGCGCTTCATCCTCCTGGTCCCTCAAGGACGAGGACTCTTCGTTTTCAGCTAATATTTGGCTTTGCTCTGCATTCCCATCCCCTTGCTGCCAGGATTGAAACTGTTCGGGAGAAGCCTGAAATAGATGCTCCCGCTGTAACTCCTCTTCGCTCCGTTGGAGCAGATATTCCTGAGCAAATACATTGGGAGAGCTGACTGTCTGCTCTGTTTCAACGGAACGGTCGCCCTGCCGAGGGTCGGGTGAGTGTACAACGGTAAACTCATCCGCTGACCAGGCCTGCGGTTCCTCCACCGGAAATCCCTCTATACCCCGAAGCGACAATACGCCTGTAATGTTCAGACTTCGGTTGGATAATAAATCGACATCAAAATTCTCGATCTCAATGGAAATATCCTCAAGCGATCTTACCCGGTTCAGGGGTACCGTGATCTCCACCGGGATAAAATGTTTGAGTTCCTCCGAGATTTCGTTCTCTCCCCGATACGCACCTGTTAACAAAAGATGGCCTCGCAATGTTGCATGATCATCCTGACCTATCACCTGAATGCGGGGATATAACTCAATTTCCTCCAGCTCCTCAATTGCAGGGACTCCCTCTGACAAATGAACGCGCTCATAAATATCGAACCGTAAACCATAAGGTTGATTCAACAAAGGTGGCGTCCTCCTTTCGGCATATGTTCACCATGATCCTTCTCATGGGACTGATCCATGGTCCAAATCCTTCGTTACCCCATCTATATGCCTTGAATGAGAAGAGCATGCCACCTTTTATGCAAATCTTCCCAGTTTATTGGTCCTTGCTTTCCCGCCCTGCCAGTTGTTCGAAATCCGGCGGCCAAGGGTCAGCCACCTCAATTCGTGCCCCTGTGAGCGGATGACTAAAACTCAGTGTCTCCCCATGAAGCGCCTGCCGACCAATAGAATCCCTTCTGCCTCCATATAACTCATCTCCAACTAGGGGATGACCTACATAACTTAAATGTACTCGAATCTGGTGCGTGCGTCCTGTATCCAGTGTTAGCCGGATAAGGGTAGACCTATCCCACACCTCCACAATCTCCACATGGGTTACAGCGTCCTGCCCACCTTCAGATACACGCCTGCGTTGCTTGTGATGTCTGTCCTTCCCAATTGGAGCATCAATTGTATTCAACTCCGTGGATATCTGACCATCAGCTATGGCGACGTAATGGCGTCCAATATCTTTACGCCGCATCGCTTCATCCAGTTTGGTGAGGGCAAAAGCATTTTTGGCATATAATACAGGCCCAGTCGTGTCCTCATCCAGACGGTGAACATGACGTACATTTGCCTGAATCCCATTCATTTCGTAGTAGGAGGCAACCGCATGATCCAGGGTAATCGATTGATCCGTCCGGCTCCCATCGGGATGAAGCTTCATTCCGGCCGGTTTATGCACGACCAGACAGAAGTCATCCTCATACAGGACATCGATTTCCGCCCAACGCGGTTCAACATCAATCGGCTGAGACGCAAAAAGGGCCAGCCGAAGCCGGTCCCCTGCCAGTTGTATGCCCTGATTCGTCTTTAGCTGGCGCAACATTTTCTCTGGTAAACGAAGTTCAGACAAGAGCCATTGCTCTGCAGCCGTTTGCCTGTCTGAACTGCCTGTCACCGCTTTGCCTGGCATCAGCTCAAGCCATTCCCCACGGCGTTTCCAACTTTTAATGGTCATAATGATTGAAGAGCCTTACGATTCGCCTCGATTGTATCGTCAATATCCTGCTCCGTATGCACACCAGAGACAAACATGCCTTCGTATTGGGAAGGTGCAACACTTACACCCTGATCAATCATGGCCGCAAAATAACGGCGGAATTGATCCAGATTGCTTTCTTTAGCAATATCATAATTCGTAACCGGAACAGCACTGAAAAATGGACAAACCATCGAACCAACACGGTTAATTGTTATGGCTACACCTGTCTCTGCTGCATTCTTTTCAAACCCGGCCTGCAAGCGTGCGGACAGCACCTCCAGACGGTCATAGACCTCCGGTGTCAACAATTTGAGCGTGGTGTATCCTGCTGCCATAGCAAGCGGATTACCGCTCAGCGTACCAGCCTGATAGATCGGTCCTGTCGGAGCTATCTGTTCCATCAGATCACGTCTGCCGCCATAAGCGCCTACCGGAAGCCCTCCACCGATGACTTTACCCAGACAAGTCAGGTCAGGTGTAACACCGAATCGCCCCTGTGCACAGTTTAAACCTACACGGAAACCGGTCATGACTTCGTCAAAAATGAGCAGACTGCCGTATTGAGACGTCAAACTGCGCAAGCCTTCAAGGAAACCCGGAACGGGCGGAACAACGCCCATATTACCTGCAACAGGTTCCACAATGACGGCTGCCAGTTCTTCCCCATAACGTTCAAAAGCAAGCTTCACCGATTCCAGGTCATTGTATGGAACCGTAATCGTATTAAGGGCTACACCTTCTGGAACACCAGGGCTGTCAGGAAGGCCTAGTGTTGCTACACCAGATCCCGCTTTGATTAGTAAGCTGTCAGCATGCCCGTGGTATGACCCTTCAAATTTCAAAATTTTACTGCGTCCTGTTACGCCACGTGCCAGCCGAATCGCACTCATGGTTGCTTCCGTACCGGAATTCACCATTCGTACAATATCGATCGAAGGTACACGCTCACAGACCAGTTTAGCCATTTCTGTCTCCAGCAGCGTTGGTGCACCAAAACTTGTTCCTTTAAGAGCTGTCTCCCGCAAAGCTTCTACCACGTCAGGATGTGCATGTCCCATAATGAGCGGACCCCAGGATCCGACATAATCAATAAAAGCATTGCCGTCAATATCATAGATTTTGGAGCCTTCTCCGCGCTCTGCATAGATTG includes:
- the radC gene encoding RadC family protein is translated as MESPQYMMRDIPQEERPRERMMEYGAGALSHAELLAILLRTGTRQESAVHMAQRILTEAGGIRSLMDFSLEELTSMKGIGMAKAVQLKASIELGHRIAKSRLTQSTSIRTPRDAADILTEQLRYLQKEHFVCLFLNSKNHIIAQETLSMGSLNASIVHPREVFRAAIKCSSASIVCAHNHPSGDPTPSPEDIQITKRLIEAGAIVGIDVLDHIIIGDGTYVSLKEKGLV
- a CDS encoding Maf family protein — protein: MDRTQQRRIILASTSPRRKELIASLHLAFEVIPSHADEDTPPEWTPEQTVQELAMRKALAVYRGLEGREQDAVIVGSDTVVVLDGDILGKPVDEADAERMLTRLQGRVHRVFTGVACIDASNGQSMVQYRQTDVTMKELSEATIRAYVQTGEPSDKAGSYAIQGIGASLIERVEGCYFNVVGLPLSLLSDMLDGFGIHVLPRT
- a CDS encoding DUF4321 domain-containing protein; amino-acid sequence: MKKNFGMLLLFLLLGWLAGAWIAKALQPVKAVAFLTKATTIRWSPQADLDIISYDISLQFQMSLLSLIGIIAAVWLYRRL
- a CDS encoding SPOR domain-containing protein encodes the protein MSNARMTFRFGDNESDKPENKGINTSSTFAALSEDISQSPMPTPTQLNTTPSWTPEDIPGDWGETTLTGSTVPEPYQRTDKDSKLDEPGYSYNQFTAYPGDEDENRIDEHYGGHDWLAESANYSYKRNRPPRGWKMIGSVTGALVTGALFGMVILSFFNREGAVDPGGKIPANQAVSAVTGQEGVAGSEQQTVATTTGGSYYALQYGVFSSPERAEQAKVELSQAGIAAGSDPEDGNRVYAGISADREEAKLLSSRLKAEGVELYVKEIVNPEVNPTVFGGKAEDVQHFFASGSALVEQLSTLSIQQLGQSVPEAVSTETMTALQNQHELWLNSLNSIAPGLGTDVQPYVSAMEKSMNSAVTALAEYNKNPANVHMWSVQSDLMEYVLQQKKWLEAIKQ
- the murC gene encoding UDP-N-acetylmuramate--L-alanine ligase, which translates into the protein MSAIARVMLEMGYTVTGSDVASQELTEKLAAKGAKIYIGHTAEHVNGADLVVYSTAAPADNVERVAAEQLNIPILHRAQMLARLLNERKGVAVAGAHGKTTTSSMIALVMDKCDTDPTYIIGGEIMNVGTNAKAGQGDWVVAEADESDGSFLQYHPWLGIVTNIEADHLENYNGDFEELKKAYVQFLSQIRPEGTAIVCADDENVQAILPELKSRVTTYGIDYAADYTATDIVLGDRRISFTMSHQGNALGTVELSVPGKHNVYNAMATVITCLEAGIPFEKITAAIIQFHGAKRRFQVLGEARDILIIDDYAHHPTEIEATISAAKATGKRIIAVFQPQRYTRTFFLLDAFSRAFAEADEVLITDIYSPAGEKQIEGVHSARLVELIVQNSNASARYLPTKEEVVADLQNRLQPGDLVLTMGAGDIWKVGDTLAKGLK
- a CDS encoding bifunctional folylpolyglutamate synthase/dihydrofolate synthase; the encoded protein is MTELNGTEIASPLLTYDEAVNWINGLIPFGIRPGLERIEGLMSLLGNPHQRLKFIHVAGTNGKGSTCAFLTSVLLQAGYDVGTFTSPYITKFTNRFQYNGEDIPEEILLKLSNRLYPLVQEMASTPLGSPTMFEVSTALALLYYAEECYPDIVVWETGLGGRMDVTNIVTPVVSVITNIGMDHTDVLGDTIEAIAGEKAGIIKAGVPVVTCATQPEAVKVIQETAERLRSTVYLAGDRFSYHRLDSDENGQSFHFTGPFRDLDVRIRMQGAHQCDNAAGALMALELLRQYMAFMLDDEDIALGLEHAFWAGRFEKVVDQPRIVLDGAHNPEGAESLAKSIIDVYPHNKLILMMGMLANKHHEAYLQHILPLVDTLILTEPDFRRKMDAAELLQIVERVRPDIAKPELEIIVEPEWVKALDLLKSRTEAEDLGVVSGTLYLIADVRAALLHQTDSEKGW